The Carassius gibelio isolate Cgi1373 ecotype wild population from Czech Republic chromosome B19, carGib1.2-hapl.c, whole genome shotgun sequence genomic interval cgAAATGActaaatttattttatgaaaaggatagttcacctaaaatttaaaatataatttactcaccttcactttactccaaacctgtatgattttttccaaaagatcatattttaaaaaatgtttcaactgttttttCCAAATATTGAGAGTCATTTGGCTCCAAAACAATGGATCATACTAATTTTCATTGCATGGACAATGggtaaaaattttacattttcaaaatatcatcttttgtgttctgcagaagagaATCTTCATAAACCTCAAAATCTCATAAATTATCAAAACACTATTAACTGTTATCCAAGATGCAATTTTTCTATACAAGTCTTCAACAGATAAATTGGACACAAAATTGCTGTAATGAAAtctgtatgtttttaatttaaagatttttagggaaaacaaatgttaacaacaacaacatggaaGTAGATTTTGAGACTGACCCAAAAGCAAATCGTGCTAAATCCTATAAGCAGGCATGGTTATAGTTCAATAATAAAATATCGGCCAATTAACTGGCCTATCACTAGAAGGAAGGAGCATGTATCCTCTTGtcttttctcactctctctttttcccCTGTTGCTGCACACACTCTTGAGTTAGTACAGCATGGACCATGACAACATGACATGCCATTTCCACTTGCATTTTAGCATGACTCGCTGCGAGAACTTCCATCGCCTCTGCCAACAGCATTGAGGCGAGCTGCACCCCGTGCTGCATCCCTGGCAATAACTCAGACGCAATCTCACACTCAGAGGAGTCTAGCTTGGCTAGTGCATGGGAGAACTGGATCAATGTCACACAGTCTGTGCCCTCTAACTACAGGGAAAAGGAGGACGAAAAAAGTGAGAGAGAGTAGTCAATATGGCGGTGTTCATATAAAGTTTGTTTTTTGTAAACGAGTGGTGGGGGGTAAATCTTGTAACATTAGATGTAAATGGATGCATTTTCTGCATCAGTTTTGGAATtatatatttagcttttattgtaatgtgttaatgttgtaaaggtgtgtgtgtgtgtgtgtgtgtgtgtgtgtatatataattttttttttttttttttttttgggacaagCATATTACCATTTTTCACATTGGCAAATCCTTATAAAATTCACCTGctttcgttgttttttttttttttttagataccttttttattttttgtttttgctttagaGGACTGATTTTCAAAGGAGGACTCCTCTGCCCTCTTTACCCTTGCTGAGCTGTTTCACAGGATAGCTTTGTTAGTCTCAGCAGTGAAGGGTGCTATCTATCATAGTCAAGATATGGATGTTTGCCACTTTATAATTGCAAACCTGCGTCCTCTGCCAGGACTATTGACAAAAAATCTCTTTAGGATCATTATGTAGGCCTGCACACACACGTGCAATGATACATTTTCCACACCTATTCCATTTCAAATGAATTTACTTATTCAACAGTCCATTTTAAGTTGCACTTTGTGGGTTCTTTTGTCTCATCTGTTTTCCCCTCTGTTTTATTTTCTCAGCCTATGTGCCGGAGGATGAGCTTAAGGCAGCTAAGAGCGATGAGGAGCACCTGCAGGACGATGGACTCTCCTTAGACGGTCAGGATGCAGAGTACCTGTGCAATGATGAAGACGATGGCCGTGAACAGCTGAGCTACCAGAACTCTCCACTCAGCAATGGCACGAACCCAGATGCCGGCTACGGCTCGCCCCTCAGCGACACCAGTGATCACCTGGCTGACTTCAAAAGCACCTCCTCCAAAGAAGGCCAGGATAAAGAGGAAGTTGAAGACATGGAGACAGATGCTGGACTGTCTTTGCAGGACAGCCTAGCACAGATGAAAGCAGTCTATGCAAACCTGATTTCAGATGCTTCCTGGTCAAGTATCACAAAGGACATTATGAAAAGCAAGCAGGTTAGTGCTAGTAGCACTAACAGTACTCCAAGCAGCCACAAGGGAAATAACAGTGTTGCAAACAGCCATGCAAGCAGCTTTACAAGCAGCGGAGCTAGCGGCAGCAGCAACGCTAGTGCTAGCATGAAGACAAATGTTACGCCAAGCAGCAATTCTACAAAAGCCACCGCATTAAACAATGCCAACAATGGACCCATCAATGGTGCTAACAGTGGGGGTGTTGCATATGACTGGCACCAAGCAGCTCTTGCTAAAACCTTACAGCATACGCCCTACCACCTCATGCCTGAACCAAGTCTCTTCAGCACAGTGCAGCTGTACCGGCAAAACAATAAGCTGTATGGGCCAGTGTTTACGGGTGCCAGCAAGTTCAGATGCAAGGACTGTAGTGCAGCCTACGACACACTTGTAGGTCTCACGGTACACATGAACGAAACAGGCCATTACCGTGATAACAACAAGGACAAGGAGGAGGACAAGGGTAAGAAATGGTCCAAGCCACGGAAACGATCCTTAATGGAGATGGAGGGCAAAGAAGATGCTCAAAAAGTCCTAAAATGCATGTATTGTGGCCACTCGTTCGAATCCCTACAGGACTTGAGTGTCCACATGATCAAAACTAAACACTACCAGAAAGTGCCTCTCAAAGAACCAATGCCAGCTCTTGCCTCAAAGCTGGTGCCCTCCACCAAAAAGCGAGCGTTCCAGGACCTGATGTCTCCATGCTCACCTGAATCAATCTCTAGCACCCCTGGCATTCCACTGGCAGAGACTGCACCCACCAAAGATCAAAAAATATCAAACCCATATGTCACAGCTAATAACCGTTACGGTTACCAGAACGGTGCGAGTTATACCTGGCAGTTTGAGGCCCGAAAAGCTCAAATTCTTAAGTGTATGGAGTGCGGGAGTTCCCATGACACCTTACAGCAGTTGACAGCCCATATGATGGTGACTGGACACTTTCTCAAAGTCACAAACTCTGCCTCCAAAAAGGGTAAGCAATTAGTGTTTGACCCTGTGGTGGAAGAGAAAATCCAGTCCATCCCTCTTCCACCCACAACAACACGTCTGCCAGCTCCCACTATCAAGTCCCAGCCTAATTCACCAGTACACCCATCCACCATGAATGAAAGAAATGAGTCGGATGAGGAGAAAGTGGAGGAACCTGAGGAGAAGAAAATCAAGCAAGAGAAAGAGGATCCCGCTGAGAAGGTGGAAAAGACGGAGAAATCCAGCCATTACAAGTATCTAAGAGAAGAGGATCTTGAAGAGTCTCCTAAAGGTGGACTAGATATTCTCAAGTCATTAGAAAATACGGTCTCCAGTGCAATCAGTAAGGCTCAGACTGGTACACCCACCTGGGGTGGATATCCCAGCATTCATGCTGCCTACCAGCTGCAAGGGTCTGTGAAATCATCTATACCTGCTGTCCAGAGTGTCCAGATTCAACCAACATTCAACGCCAGCAGCTTGAAATCTTTGACCTCTGACTCCAGCACTTTGATCCATTCTCCAAGCAGCCCATCACCACCTCCAAACCATAAAAGCAATGTCCTAGCCATGGAAGAGTTGGTGGAGAAAGTAACAGGAAAAATCCCTTCAAAGAAAGACAGGGATGAAAAATCAACTGAACGTTGCTCCAAATATCTCACTGCTGAATTACCCTCCCCTGTTCCCAAAGACCGAAAGGACCTGCCAAGACCAGATGATCTTTGCAAGCCAACAAAAAATGGCACGGTAGATAAAGACCTGGAGCATGTTCCAGTTCGGGACGGAGAATACAAGGAAAGCCATGCAGATAATCATGTCAAGAATGGAACGGATGTCCTCAAATCGCAAGTCAGCAATGGTTGCAGTAATTTAGGAATCATCACTGACCACTCACCAGAACAGCCTTTAGTCAACCCTCTCAGTGCATTGCAGTCTATCATGAACACTCATTTGGGTAAGGCCTCCAAAACAGTCAGTCCACTCCTAGACCCACTAGCAATGCTGTACAAGATCAGCAACAACATGATGGAAAAGCCCATGTACAATCCAGCTCAGGTCAAGCAAGTTGAGCCCATCAACAGATATTATGACAATGATGATGATCAGCCCATGGACTTGACCAAGTCCAAAAGTGGCAATGGGCCCACCAACAATTGTTCATCCACAGTTATCagtaacaacaacagcaacatcaCAAATAGCACCCGGCCCATCTTGTCCACGCTGGCTGAATCGGTCTCATCTCCTCTTCGGGAGAATGCCCTAATGGACATTTCCGACATGGTGAAGAACCTCACAGGTCGCCTGACGCCAAAGTCGTCAACCCCTTCCTCTATATCCGAAAAGTCAGACGCAGATGGCTGTGTTTTTGAGGATGGCCTGGAGGATCTTTCACCCATTCAGAAGAGGAAAGGCAGGCAATCAAACTGGAACCCTCAGCATCTGTTGATCCTTCAGGCTCAGTTTGCATCCAGCCTTCGGGAAACCCCTGACGGGAAATACATCATTACAGACCTTGGTCCTCAGGAGCGTGTACATATTTGTAAGTTTACAGGTCTCTCCATGACCACCATCTCCCACTGGTTGGCAAACGTCAAGTACCAACTCAGGCGGACAGGCGGAACCAAGTTTCTGAAGAACATAGACTCGGGCCAGCCACTGTTTCTGTGTAGTGATTGTGCCTCGCAGTTCAGAACTCCCTCCACATACATTAACCACTTAGAGTCCCACTTGGGGTTTAGCTTGAAGGACCTCTCAAAGTTATCAATAGACCTCATAAGAGACCAGCAAGCAGTCActaaaatgatcacagataagACATTCAGTGCCCTTGGCTTGACTGAGGAGGACTCTAATTCCATATTTCAGTGCAAACTGTGCAATAGGACTTTTGTCAGCAAGCATGCAGTGAAACTACACCTCAGCAAAACGCACGGAAAGTCACCAGAGGACCACCTGATCTTTGTTACTGAGCTGGAAAAGTTAGAAAAAGTCTAAGGAAAGCAGGCTAGTGGCAGTGAAGTGACTGAATCGAGAATCATTGCACTACATCACTGTACTGCACTGCGCCTGAACTGAGCCTTCAAAATCAGTCCAACTTCTGTCGTGAAACTGCCTGATTGGACCATGATCTGTTTCGATTAATTTTTTCTCGTTTTTCAGTCTTCTGATTTCCATTTCTTGCTTTGTATTGTATTTATCTAATATGTGTCGGTTATGTGCatgtttttgttctttattttctttctgaGTGACTTCATTCAAACAGAATTTACAATTTGTACTCTGTTGAATTGGGAATGAAACAAACATGGTATCCATGGGCATGGTCTAAAACAAAGTGGCAAAAGAACCTTTGAATAGGACGAGTTGCTTCGTACTGAACTCTCACTATACGTCAAAAAAGACTGACTTCATTAAAGCTCTCCGTAGTGTCGAATGTTATGAGAATATGTATAAAATGAGACAGAGCTATTTTGTTAATTTGAGCTCCAATTTTCAGATATTGGCTTGACATAAATCAAACTGCAACCCTTTGAAGTGAAAACAATGCATTGTAGATTTTGAGTCTTTAAACCTCGAAGGATGTAGAAGATTTTGATGGGCTGCCTATGATTATACACTTTGGTTTTTCAAAggcatctctttttttttaaaataatcactGTTTTTTGTTGTTAAGTATCATTTTATACAGTAGCAATTTGAAATGTATGCTTTGGTACCACTATTCCTCTTTCTATGGTTTTGCTTCAGTTTCAACCTGTAAAGACTTAATTGAAATCTTATATACAGCACATATATTTAAATGATCAGCGAAGATGTGTAAATTTCCATCATCATATCTTGCCAATTGCCGCAGCTCAACATTGTTTGTATGGTGTGCATTcttttatattgtcattttatatatagtaAACGAAAAGGAAATATGTACAGAGATGTATATGCAGTTATATGTGCTGTAGAACCACGATTCATCCTTTAGTTGAACTAAGTTCTCTGATGTGGTAAATATAAATTGACTGAAGGAGTTGCATCGCTGTTGATGCATGGAGTATGAGAGGGAACCAAGCAATGCAAAACATGAAATACAATACATTTCAATGTTTTATCATGTCATTGTGAAAAGTCCCATCAATtcccttaattaaaaaaaaaaaggaaaaaaaatgtttttgtcccttaattgtaaaataaaacctGAAGCATTTCTTGATTAATGCTGTTCTCCATTTGGTCgtttgtgtgtttttctcttttcttacAGTCAACAATTTGTATGTATTTCAACCTTATGGGGTTTGTTCCAGTTACTTCAGACTTGAAATATTTGGATGTTCATTGTccatttttttgtctttgttgttCTTTGAATGCAGCACCTTTTCTGTGCTGTATGTAAATGTTTCCAGACACAAAACCTGCTCGTAAACATGAAACACTCTAGCCGGAGCCAAAATGGGCAAAGAACTTGTGGATTTAACGCTTTTCCGTAAAGCCTGTATATCTGGCTTCTCAGGACCGATTCTGCAGCATTGATCCAGcccttcctctctttttttttttttttttggaggatcTTAGTGCAGTCCCTGTACGTATTCTATGTAAATTACAGCAATCATGACAACTGCGACATTGTGAGTACCTGCAGAGCAGAGTGAAACATCGGCAGATAGACGCAGTTTAAGCagatttgcatattttttttctctctcctgttCACACAAGCACTCTCCAAGCATTTCACAGGGTTTTCAGACTTAGAAATAAATGCCCAATTTCTTGTGGGAATCAAAGATTTACTCTTTTCAGCTCAATTACTGAGTGATTATATGTGTGGACACAGGGGGCTTGAGGGGAAACGAAACAAGAAGGGAGAGGACTGAAATGTGCAGTGTTTGCACAATAATCTCAATCTCCATTTGAAGCCGCTTTGGGGAGTTGCAGTATCAAACCCCTTGTTAGTTGCCCTATTTGAGAGTATCCTCTCACTCAAATTGGCATGTTTTGATTTCCCAGTGGTCCCATACTGAATATTCTGAGCCTCCATCTGCTAGTTTTGCTTCCCACAATTACTGCAATtcttattcattttcattcaaaagGCAGGATATCTGTGCAAACTGTTGGAGATATTAAGCCATATAAATCCAAAAGTATAAAACTATTTGTGCATAAATAGACGAATATGTAATCCAAACACTTATTTTTATTCATGAAGGAAGCAGGTTTAAGCTTAGAGTATGTTCAGGAGTAgatttaaaactattattttattcaaGTCATGGTTCTTGCACAACTTTTCCATGCGTTGGAATATCCTTGATATAATAACCCGAAAGCAATATTGTTATTGAAATCAAACCTTTTGACTATGAAGCAGACTTAAGTGTATTATAAAATTAAGCCTTCCATTTCCTTCCACATCTGGGGTCCCGACGCACACAGAGATAAAAGGGGCCATGCCAGGTCTCTCTTAAAGAATTGACTTACTGCCTATCCGCAGATATCGCATGCTACGAGAAACAAAAGGTTTTAGAAGCATGCGTTTGTGTCTTAAAGCGCCagttaaatgcaaatgtaaacacaaagcttAGGTGAAACAATGTTAAAGACAAAAAGGTTTGGATGCCTTGCAACTTTGTAAGTGGCAATCACATTTTTAGCAGTAAATAGGCATGTTTCATCTGTCTCTACATGTTCCTGCCAAGTACATTTTTACTATGAACGTTAATCATGATATAGTGATACATTTCTGAGGGAAAATGAATTTGGAAAGAAGTTGCTTATTGATTAATAAACATATGTAGTTTAGACACAAAACTGATCCCCATTTCGCTTGTGCTATCACCACCCTAAAATACTAAGATGCTTCATAACAAGATGGGATGAAGGTTTGAAGGATCACAGAATTTGGAATATGTCTTTGCATGTCAGATATCAGTGTCATTACTGATGCAACCCATCAGTGTGATTTGATCACCTTGAGTCTCACATTTTGTTATTTCATTTCAAGTTAACAGGAAATAAATCATCTTGTCCTGTTCCTTTGCTGCTCGACCTTACAGACAGACATTGAACCATAAATATGATGCCACACAAAAGAATTCATTGACAGTGGGACTATGATGACAATTTGCTGTTTTGAAAAGGCAAAGCAGTGAGACTTCAACGTAATTTAAATGCTCTCTATCGAAATTGCACACTTTATCCAGAGAGGAATAAATTGGCagattgaaaatattaaaatctgaaaatgacacaTTGTAGTCGGTGAATGACAGaactttttaatataatataatataattttttttttaatcaccttGTCATTCTAAACCCGTTTGAATTTTAGTGTTGTGTAGaaaacaaaaggagatgtttagcagaatgttcatgctggtACTTGACAGCTCAGGTGCTCTTAAACAGTAATATTCAGAcgttttgtggaatggaaaggttccatggatgtctAATAAATAACCTCACCATTCATTGTATAAATCATTCTGGTAA includes:
- the LOC127979759 gene encoding teashirt homolog 1 isoform X2, translated to MPRRKQQAPRRSSAYVPEDELKAAKSDEEHLQDDGLSLDGQDAEYLCNDEDDGREQLSYQNSPLSNGTNPDAGYGSPLSDTSDHLADFKSTSSKEGQDKEEVEDMETDAGLSLQDSLAQMKAVYANLISDASWSSITKDIMKSKQVSASSTNSTPSSHKGNNSVANSHASSFTSSGASGSSNASASMKTNVTPSSNSTKATALNNANNGPINGANSGGVAYDWHQAALAKTLQHTPYHLMPEPSLFSTVQLYRQNNKLYGPVFTGASKFRCKDCSAAYDTLVGLTVHMNETGHYRDNNKDKEEDKGKKWSKPRKRSLMEMEGKEDAQKVLKCMYCGHSFESLQDLSVHMIKTKHYQKVPLKEPMPALASKLVPSTKKRAFQDLMSPCSPESISSTPGIPLAETAPTKDQKISNPYVTANNRYGYQNGASYTWQFEARKAQILKCMECGSSHDTLQQLTAHMMVTGHFLKVTNSASKKGKQLVFDPVVEEKIQSIPLPPTTTRLPAPTIKSQPNSPVHPSTMNERNESDEEKVEEPEEKKIKQEKEDPAEKVEKTEKSSHYKYLREEDLEESPKGGLDILKSLENTVSSAISKAQTGTPTWGGYPSIHAAYQLQGSVKSSIPAVQSVQIQPTFNASSLKSLTSDSSTLIHSPSSPSPPPNHKSNVLAMEELVEKVTGKIPSKKDRDEKSTERCSKYLTAELPSPVPKDRKDLPRPDDLCKPTKNGTVDKDLEHVPVRDGEYKESHADNHVKNGTDVLKSQVSNGCSNLGIITDHSPEQPLVNPLSALQSIMNTHLGKASKTVSPLLDPLAMLYKISNNMMEKPMYNPAQVKQVEPINRYYDNDDDQPMDLTKSKSGNGPTNNCSSTVISNNNSNITNSTRPILSTLAESVSSPLRENALMDISDMVKNLTGRLTPKSSTPSSISEKSDADGCVFEDGLEDLSPIQKRKGRQSNWNPQHLLILQAQFASSLRETPDGKYIITDLGPQERVHICKFTGLSMTTISHWLANVKYQLRRTGGTKFLKNIDSGQPLFLCSDCASQFRTPSTYINHLESHLGFSLKDLSKLSIDLIRDQQAVTKMITDKTFSALGLTEEDSNSIFQCKLCNRTFVSKHAVKLHLSKTHGKSPEDHLIFVTELEKLEKV
- the LOC127979759 gene encoding teashirt homolog 1 isoform X1 yields the protein MRSQEEGGTTPCRGESSKRRGDLQVRAYVPEDELKAAKSDEEHLQDDGLSLDGQDAEYLCNDEDDGREQLSYQNSPLSNGTNPDAGYGSPLSDTSDHLADFKSTSSKEGQDKEEVEDMETDAGLSLQDSLAQMKAVYANLISDASWSSITKDIMKSKQVSASSTNSTPSSHKGNNSVANSHASSFTSSGASGSSNASASMKTNVTPSSNSTKATALNNANNGPINGANSGGVAYDWHQAALAKTLQHTPYHLMPEPSLFSTVQLYRQNNKLYGPVFTGASKFRCKDCSAAYDTLVGLTVHMNETGHYRDNNKDKEEDKGKKWSKPRKRSLMEMEGKEDAQKVLKCMYCGHSFESLQDLSVHMIKTKHYQKVPLKEPMPALASKLVPSTKKRAFQDLMSPCSPESISSTPGIPLAETAPTKDQKISNPYVTANNRYGYQNGASYTWQFEARKAQILKCMECGSSHDTLQQLTAHMMVTGHFLKVTNSASKKGKQLVFDPVVEEKIQSIPLPPTTTRLPAPTIKSQPNSPVHPSTMNERNESDEEKVEEPEEKKIKQEKEDPAEKVEKTEKSSHYKYLREEDLEESPKGGLDILKSLENTVSSAISKAQTGTPTWGGYPSIHAAYQLQGSVKSSIPAVQSVQIQPTFNASSLKSLTSDSSTLIHSPSSPSPPPNHKSNVLAMEELVEKVTGKIPSKKDRDEKSTERCSKYLTAELPSPVPKDRKDLPRPDDLCKPTKNGTVDKDLEHVPVRDGEYKESHADNHVKNGTDVLKSQVSNGCSNLGIITDHSPEQPLVNPLSALQSIMNTHLGKASKTVSPLLDPLAMLYKISNNMMEKPMYNPAQVKQVEPINRYYDNDDDQPMDLTKSKSGNGPTNNCSSTVISNNNSNITNSTRPILSTLAESVSSPLRENALMDISDMVKNLTGRLTPKSSTPSSISEKSDADGCVFEDGLEDLSPIQKRKGRQSNWNPQHLLILQAQFASSLRETPDGKYIITDLGPQERVHICKFTGLSMTTISHWLANVKYQLRRTGGTKFLKNIDSGQPLFLCSDCASQFRTPSTYINHLESHLGFSLKDLSKLSIDLIRDQQAVTKMITDKTFSALGLTEEDSNSIFQCKLCNRTFVSKHAVKLHLSKTHGKSPEDHLIFVTELEKLEKV